A genomic region of Zea mays cultivar B73 chromosome 6, Zm-B73-REFERENCE-NAM-5.0, whole genome shotgun sequence contains the following coding sequences:
- the LOC100276376 gene encoding uncharacterized protein LOC100276376: MAEEKKRHKHKHKEKEKQPGGGTEQAAHFKPCGDVKGIRFGGQFIVKSFTVRRASPLELLRLLGIPPSYLSECQSLPFPSTTAYMPTGFTILAHQAWHTLTLGLGTNKSKAALFVFESEAMKAAVDRLWPAVTPLGDVNRRLIRGLTGSEMARFKFRKGCLTIYVYAVRRLGAAGFMRTDDLRRVLQSVVELKDFLDHTAMLAIPSQKSITLQSRTAVAH, encoded by the coding sequence ATGGCAGAGGAGAAGAAGAGGCACAAGCACAAGCACAAGGAGAAGGAGAAGCAGCCGGGCGGCGGCACGGAGCAGGCGGCGCACTTCAAGCCGTGCGGCGACGTGAAGGGCATCCGGTTCGGGGGCCAGTTCATCGTGAAGTCGTTCACGGTGCGGCGGGCGtcgcccctggagctgctgcggcTGCTGGGCATCCCGCCGTCGTACCTGAGCGAGTGCCAGAGCCTGCCGTTCCCGTCCACCACCGCCTACATGCCCACGGGCTTCACCATCCTGGCGCACCAGGCGTGGCACACGCTGACGCTGGGCCTGGGCACCAACAAGTCCAAGGCGGCGCTCTTCGTGTTCGAGTCCGAGGCCATGAAGGCGGCCGTGGACCGCCTGTGGCCCGCCGTCACCCCGCTCGGGGACGTCAACAGGAGGCTCATCCGCGGCCTCACGGGCAGCGAGATGGCGCGCTTCAAGTTCCGCAAGGGCTGCCTCACCATCTACGTCTACGCCGTGCGCCGGCTCGGCGCCGCCGGGTTCATGCGCACCGACGACCTCAGGCGGGTGCTGCAGTCCGTCGTCGAGCTCAAGGACTTCCTGGACCACACCGCCATGCTCGCCATCCCGAGCCAGAAGAGCATCACCCTGCAGTCCCGGACAGCGGTGGCTCACTGA